One segment of Carya illinoinensis cultivar Pawnee chromosome 13, C.illinoinensisPawnee_v1, whole genome shotgun sequence DNA contains the following:
- the LOC122291568 gene encoding uncharacterized protein LOC122291568, giving the protein MLGLHPVRTTTPSCTITPLNAHNFNFKPRMIPLIPHFDGMESENPYLHITEFKEICSTFMDQTCTEEVIRLKLFPFSLKDKAKTWLNSLRPRTIGTLQEMQTGFLKKFFPIHRTNALKRQIMNYSLKDSKTFYQYWKRFKDLLDSCPHHGYEHWRVISFFYESLTPKMRQFVQTMCNGEFFDKELEEAFEYFDYLAENAQSWDTTNVHDRSRQVESSHGKYTINEDDDLRAKLTLLSRKVKAMELKKVNEVHDVPKLSKKCGICEDHGHSTNECRTIPAFKEVLLDQSNAVNMIHKPYSGPYSNSYNPGWRSHPNFSWRGD; this is encoded by the coding sequence ATGTTAGGACTGCATCCTGTTAGGACCACCACTCCATCATGCACCATTACACCTTTGAATGctcataatttcaattttaaacctAGAATGATACCATTAATTCCACATTTTGATGgcatggaatctgaaaacccttATTTGCATATCACAGAGTTTAAAGAGATTTGTTCTACATTCATGGACCAGACTTGCACTGAGGAGGTCATTAGactaaagttgtttccattttccttaaaagataaagctaaaacatggttgaattcattAAGACCCAGAACCATAGGCACTTTGCAGGAGATGCAAAcaggatttttgaaaaaattcttcccaatacataggacaaatgctttgaaaagacagatcatgaattatTCTCTAAAGGATTCTAaaactttttatcaatattGGAAAAGGTTTAAAGATCTATTAGATTCATGCCCACACCATGGTTATGAACATTGGCgtgtgattagttttttttatgaaagtttgacacctaaaatgcgccaatttgtacaaaccatgtgtaatggagaattttttgacaaagaGCTTGAGGaggcatttgaatattttgattatcttgctgaaaatgcccaatcttgggacacAACTAATGTGCATGATAGGTCTAGGCAAGTTGAGTCTAGTCATGGGAAATATACTataaatgaagatgatgatttgcGTGCTAAATTAACCTTGTTGTCTAGAAAAGTGAAAGCCAtggaattgaagaaagtaaatgaaGTGCATGATGTCCCTAAACTTTCTAAGAAGTGTGGCATATGTGAGGATcatgggcattcaactaatgaatgTCGCACGATCCCTGCTTTCAAAGAAGTATTGTTGGACCAATCTAATGCTGTAAACATGATACATAAACCATATTCTGGTCCTTACTCTAATTCTTATAATCCAGGATGGAGGAGTCACCCaaatttcagttggaggggtGACTAG